The Sporosarcina ureae genome includes a region encoding these proteins:
- the ligA gene encoding NAD-dependent DNA ligase LigA: MDDVLELEKRVAELNKTLHEYGRAYYDLDAPIVPDSEYDEKMKELLAIEEEHPDLIYPDSPTQRVGGAPLEVFNKVVHRHPMLSLANAFNEEDLKDFDRRVKDATGNAVYVCELKIDGLAVSLQYENGQLVQGATRGDGSVGEDITANLKTIRSIPHKLNESLTIEVRGEAYMPKNSFVKLNEDRDEAGEVPFANPRNAAAGSLRQLDSKVAESRNLATFIYAVGGDAEVYGLDSHSDALNKVDELGLTTNKERKRCTTIEEVLEYVAYWTENRLNLDYEIDGIVIKVDNFESQEQLGYTAKSPKWAIAYKFPAEEVQTQLLDIELSVGRTGVVTPTGILEPVLVAGTTVGRASLHNEDLIREKDIRIGDHVVLRKAGDIIPEIVMSLKEQRTGEEEPFHMPDHCPVCDSELVRIEGEVALRCVNPKCPAQMKEALIHFVSRRAMNIDGVGEKLIEQLYTAELVQDVSDLYILTKESLLALERIGEKSATNILTAIEQSKENSLEKLLFGLGIRHVGEKVARILAEEYRTLDALEQATEEELVNIFEIGAIVADSVTTYFSTEEVQEVMNKLRSYGVNTVYKGTTREELPTTGPFAGKTIVLTGKLAELTRGEAKERIESLGGTVSGSVSKKTDLVIAGEDAGSKLTKAQELEIEIWDEQAMLDALGVDMNENND; encoded by the coding sequence ATGGATGATGTTCTAGAACTAGAGAAGCGAGTAGCAGAGCTCAATAAAACCTTACATGAGTACGGGCGTGCATACTATGACTTGGATGCCCCTATCGTTCCCGATTCAGAATATGATGAAAAGATGAAGGAATTGTTGGCGATTGAAGAAGAACATCCTGACTTAATCTATCCGGATTCACCGACACAACGAGTTGGCGGAGCACCACTCGAGGTGTTTAATAAAGTTGTTCATCGTCATCCAATGCTTAGTTTGGCAAATGCGTTTAATGAAGAAGACTTAAAGGATTTCGACAGACGTGTAAAAGACGCGACAGGGAACGCTGTGTATGTATGTGAACTGAAAATAGATGGTCTCGCTGTTTCCTTACAATATGAAAATGGCCAGCTTGTACAAGGTGCTACTCGTGGAGACGGTTCAGTTGGAGAAGACATCACAGCCAACTTAAAAACTATTCGCTCGATCCCACATAAATTGAATGAGTCTTTAACAATTGAAGTACGTGGCGAAGCGTATATGCCCAAGAATTCATTTGTTAAATTGAATGAAGACCGTGATGAAGCGGGGGAAGTACCTTTTGCCAATCCACGAAATGCAGCTGCAGGTTCACTTCGTCAATTGGATTCAAAAGTTGCGGAGAGCAGAAATTTAGCTACTTTTATTTATGCGGTAGGCGGCGATGCAGAAGTATATGGCTTAGACAGTCACTCGGATGCGCTCAATAAAGTGGATGAACTAGGATTGACGACAAATAAAGAACGTAAGCGTTGTACGACAATTGAAGAAGTATTGGAATATGTAGCCTACTGGACAGAAAATAGACTAAACCTCGATTATGAAATTGATGGTATTGTAATAAAAGTCGATAACTTCGAATCGCAAGAGCAACTCGGTTATACCGCAAAAAGTCCGAAATGGGCTATTGCGTATAAATTCCCTGCAGAAGAAGTGCAGACTCAACTGCTAGATATTGAGTTAAGTGTAGGTAGGACAGGTGTAGTGACACCAACAGGCATACTAGAACCTGTTCTGGTAGCAGGTACAACAGTAGGACGAGCCTCTTTGCATAACGAAGACTTAATCCGTGAGAAGGATATTCGTATCGGTGATCACGTCGTGTTGCGAAAGGCAGGCGATATTATTCCTGAAATCGTCATGTCATTGAAAGAACAGCGAACAGGTGAAGAAGAACCGTTCCATATGCCCGACCACTGTCCAGTATGCGATTCAGAACTCGTTAGGATTGAAGGGGAAGTGGCGCTGCGTTGTGTGAACCCTAAATGTCCTGCACAGATGAAAGAAGCATTAATCCATTTCGTTTCAAGAAGAGCCATGAATATTGATGGCGTTGGTGAAAAGCTAATTGAACAATTGTATACTGCTGAATTGGTTCAGGATGTTTCCGATTTATATATCTTAACGAAAGAATCACTATTGGCCTTGGAACGGATCGGAGAGAAATCTGCCACAAATATTTTGACGGCTATTGAACAGTCCAAAGAGAATTCATTAGAGAAATTGCTATTTGGATTGGGCATTCGCCATGTCGGTGAAAAGGTCGCAAGAATATTAGCAGAAGAGTACCGCACCCTTGATGCACTAGAACAAGCAACAGAAGAAGAGCTTGTCAATATTTTTGAAATCGGTGCGATTGTTGCTGACTCTGTGACAACGTACTTTAGTACGGAAGAAGTTCAGGAAGTAATGAACAAGTTGCGTTCTTATGGTGTAAATACTGTTTATAAAGGTACTACGCGTGAAGAGTTGCCAACTACTGGACCTTTCGCTGGAAAAACCATTGTCTTAACAGGTAAACTCGCAGAATTGACGCGTGGAGAAGCTAAAGAACGAATTGAATCGCTGGGCGGGACTGTCAGTGGCAGTGTCAGTAAGAAAACAGATCTGGTCATTGCAGGTGAAGATGCAGGCTCCAAATTGACGAAAGCGCAAGAATTAGAGATTGAAATTTGGGACGAGCAAGCCATGCTTGACGCCCTTGGAGTGGATATGAATGAAAATAACGATTAA